One segment of Streptomyces sp. NBC_01463 DNA contains the following:
- a CDS encoding beta-lactamase family protein, giving the protein MKNPLDTAALNAAVDNVHRAGMPGLFAEVRDGDQVWQGAAGVADVSTRRPVTAGMRHRVGSITKTFTAAAVLQQVEAGRIGLDTPVGRYLPKLVPGERGDAITVRMLLNHTSGLAEYLPYAYPSLKAFPVLAETGPESLDDHRFTRFDPVELIAMGVTAPAVGTPGGSPGVYSNTNYLLLVQLLEQVTGGTAEQCITRNVIERAGLRDTELPAGTHVDGPHSRLYESWFGMIDPPRDYSVYDMSWVGPSASLISTVADLNRFYGLLLAGEIVGPSSLEQMRRTVPVVSQEGRIIEYGLGLHPMEGSGQGDFWGHGGTVWGGGALAMARADGGRRMAVAVNMQRWNRLDSAGRPQPHPIDAALAELYRVALYG; this is encoded by the coding sequence GTGAAGAACCCACTGGACACCGCAGCGCTGAACGCGGCCGTCGACAACGTCCACCGCGCCGGGATGCCGGGACTGTTCGCCGAGGTGCGGGACGGCGACCAGGTCTGGCAGGGCGCCGCCGGGGTCGCCGATGTCTCCACCCGCCGCCCCGTCACCGCCGGGATGCGGCACCGCGTCGGCTCCATCACCAAGACCTTCACCGCCGCCGCGGTCCTGCAACAGGTCGAGGCCGGCCGGATCGGCCTGGACACGCCGGTCGGCCGGTACCTGCCGAAGCTCGTTCCGGGGGAGCGCGGTGACGCGATCACGGTCCGGATGCTGCTGAACCACACGAGCGGCCTCGCCGAGTACCTCCCGTACGCCTATCCGTCGCTCAAGGCGTTCCCCGTCCTCGCGGAGACCGGACCCGAGAGCCTGGACGACCACCGGTTCACGCGGTTCGACCCCGTCGAGCTGATCGCGATGGGCGTCACCGCCCCCGCCGTCGGCACCCCGGGCGGCAGTCCGGGGGTGTACTCCAACACCAACTACCTGCTCCTCGTCCAGCTCCTGGAACAGGTGACCGGCGGCACGGCCGAGCAGTGCATCACCCGGAACGTCATCGAGCGGGCCGGGCTCCGGGACACCGAACTCCCCGCCGGGACGCACGTCGACGGCCCGCACTCGCGTCTCTACGAGTCCTGGTTCGGCATGATCGACCCGCCGCGCGACTACAGCGTGTACGACATGTCCTGGGTGGGCCCTTCGGCATCGCTGATATCGACCGTCGCGGACCTCAACCGCTTCTACGGGCTGCTGCTGGCCGGGGAGATCGTCGGCCCGTCGTCGCTGGAGCAGATGCGACGTACGGTCCCGGTCGTCTCCCAGGAGGGCAGGATCATCGAGTACGGACTCGGGCTGCACCCGATGGAGGGCTCCGGGCAGGGCGACTTCTGGGGCCACGGCGGCACCGTCTGGGGCGGGGGCGCGCTGGCCATGGCCCGGGCCGACGGCGGGCGCCGGATGGCGGTCGCGGTGAACATGCAGCGGTGGAACAGGCTGGACTCCGCCGGCCGGCCGCAGCCCCACCCCATCGACGCCGCACTCGCGGAGCTGTACCGCGTCGCGCTGTACGGCTGA
- a CDS encoding aminoglycoside phosphotransferase family protein, translating to MTADSWSTHGLDLGPDTVIKTFRPGHHEQSEREWRALTLLGAHAPGLAPAPRHADLTSDEPTVAMFRLPGLPLRGQRIDGPRLDALVSAVTEVHDCVPAHLLDEVPVRPGHRQYLARRIEAWAPRTRPRVGPGVGGAMDRGLEWLAGADPWHAGDRPGIRPVFGPGDGNLANYLWDGSRVRIVDFEESGRSDRPLELAEITEHVSAWVGEPLDAEEFIGRFELDAAERALLLDTRRLVALVWLFLLSFDDPEHPRNPPGTAERQAVRLSRLLD from the coding sequence ATGACTGCCGATTCCTGGAGCACGCACGGTCTCGACCTCGGGCCGGACACCGTGATCAAGACGTTCCGTCCCGGCCACCACGAGCAGAGCGAGCGCGAATGGCGGGCGCTCACGCTGCTCGGCGCCCACGCTCCCGGGCTCGCCCCCGCGCCCCGGCACGCGGATCTCACCTCCGACGAACCGACCGTGGCGATGTTCCGCCTCCCGGGCCTGCCGCTCCGCGGGCAACGGATCGACGGCCCCCGGCTCGACGCCCTGGTCTCGGCGGTGACCGAGGTGCACGACTGCGTGCCCGCGCACCTGCTGGACGAGGTGCCCGTCAGGCCGGGGCACCGGCAGTACCTGGCCCGTCGGATCGAGGCCTGGGCGCCGCGGACCCGCCCCCGGGTCGGGCCCGGGGTGGGCGGGGCCATGGACCGCGGCCTGGAGTGGCTGGCGGGCGCGGACCCGTGGCACGCGGGAGACCGGCCGGGCATCCGGCCGGTGTTCGGCCCGGGGGACGGCAACCTCGCCAACTACCTGTGGGACGGCTCCCGGGTACGGATCGTCGACTTCGAGGAGTCCGGCCGCAGCGACCGTCCCCTCGAACTGGCGGAGATCACCGAGCACGTGTCCGCCTGGGTCGGCGAACCCCTCGACGCCGAGGAGTTCATCGGCCGTTTCGAACTGGACGCCGCGGAGCGGGCCCTGCTGCTCGACACCCGTCGGCTGGTCGCCCTCGTATGGCTGTTCCTGCTCTCGTTCGACGACCCCGAGCACCCCCGCAATCCGCCGGGGACGGCCGAACGTCAGGCGGTTCGGCTGTCCCGGCTGCTGGACTGA
- a CDS encoding helix-turn-helix domain-containing protein: protein MTPSPAPPDQPAGTQDIRLDTARLRVLAHPLRLNVLALLRQRGPSTATRIAAELGINPGSASYHLRRLAAGGLIVETPGRGTGRERWWESVHRQSIHDPADEPEHERAAGRAYAHAVALAAVERLRKAADEVPLLPAEWYEASVYSDFTMRLAPQDVERMRAEIFEVISAYRQGEAGAPHGAVPVSLQVQAFPVPGTVDLDVGDA from the coding sequence ATGACCCCTTCGCCCGCACCGCCCGACCAGCCCGCCGGGACCCAGGACATCCGGCTCGACACCGCCAGACTCCGCGTGCTCGCCCACCCGTTGCGCCTGAACGTGCTGGCCCTGCTCCGGCAGCGCGGCCCGTCCACGGCGACCCGGATCGCCGCCGAGCTCGGCATCAACCCCGGTTCGGCCAGCTATCACCTGCGCCGGCTGGCGGCGGGCGGGCTCATCGTGGAGACGCCGGGTCGCGGCACGGGGCGTGAACGATGGTGGGAGTCCGTGCACCGTCAGTCGATCCACGACCCGGCCGACGAACCCGAGCACGAGCGCGCGGCCGGGCGCGCCTACGCCCATGCTGTCGCCCTCGCCGCCGTCGAACGCCTGCGGAAGGCCGCCGACGAGGTGCCGCTGCTTCCGGCGGAGTGGTACGAGGCCAGCGTGTACAGCGACTTCACGATGCGGCTGGCCCCGCAGGACGTCGAGCGGATGCGCGCCGAGATCTTCGAGGTGATCTCGGCCTACCGGCAGGGCGAGGCCGGAGCGCCGCATGGGGCCGTCCCGGTGTCACTCCAGGTGCAGGCGTTTCCCGTGCCCGGCACCGTGGATCTCGACGTGGGTGACGCATGA
- a CDS encoding aminoglycoside phosphotransferase family protein has protein sequence MPRNNPPGRADARTAQAVLTEANRTHHTRFRLDHRFDDGFQSGAWLLTDDTGRQAVLKWNPARDLARRIERAAEGVARIRAAGYPTPAWLAVGTSADGFGYQVQEYVVGHSPQQVGASEARLLIGLLETHTGLDPDPGRCWSRFVTGRIADRRGDLWRQADGTGPVGRELVRICERLLALHGPVVLPTGDLVHGDFRPGNILLHADRVSGVIDIEALGSGTRVFDYATLLSAHGITPDAVRMLCAAGEHVAGPGVLAYCFAQVALDLTVFVHSRGLEPGIRNVSELLDRAAILLGRAEATTA, from the coding sequence GTGCCCCGGAACAACCCGCCCGGCCGAGCCGATGCCCGTACGGCGCAGGCCGTCCTGACCGAGGCCAACCGTACGCATCACACCCGGTTCCGGCTCGACCACCGGTTCGACGACGGTTTCCAGTCAGGAGCCTGGCTCCTGACCGATGACACCGGCCGACAGGCGGTACTCAAATGGAACCCCGCCCGCGACCTGGCCCGCCGGATCGAGCGCGCCGCCGAGGGAGTCGCGAGGATCCGCGCCGCCGGATATCCGACGCCGGCCTGGCTCGCCGTCGGCACGAGCGCGGACGGATTCGGATACCAGGTCCAGGAGTACGTCGTCGGACACAGCCCCCAACAAGTGGGCGCGTCTGAGGCCAGGTTGCTGATCGGTCTGCTGGAGACGCACACCGGTCTCGATCCCGACCCCGGGAGGTGCTGGTCGCGGTTCGTCACCGGCCGCATCGCCGACCGTCGCGGCGACCTGTGGCGGCAGGCGGACGGGACCGGCCCGGTCGGGCGGGAACTCGTCCGTATCTGCGAACGGCTCCTCGCCCTCCACGGACCGGTGGTTCTGCCCACCGGAGACCTGGTCCACGGCGACTTCCGCCCCGGCAACATCCTCCTGCACGCCGATCGCGTCAGCGGTGTCATCGACATCGAAGCCCTGGGCAGTGGAACGAGGGTCTTCGACTACGCGACGCTGCTGAGCGCCCACGGCATCACGCCCGACGCGGTGCGGATGCTCTGCGCCGCCGGCGAGCACGTGGCCGGCCCCGGCGTGCTGGCGTACTGCTTCGCGCAAGTCGCCCTCGATCTCACCGTCTTCGTCCACAGCCGAGGCCTTGAGCCGGGAATCCGGAACGTGAGCGAGCTCCTCGATCGCGCAGCGATCCTGCTCGGCCGTGCGGAGGCCACGACCGCCTGA
- a CDS encoding helix-turn-helix domain-containing protein, which translates to MASLNVGNLGEYLREQRRTAQLSLRQLAEAAGVSNPYLSQIERGLRKPSAEVLQQVAKALRISAETLYVRAGILDEREREELETRAVILADPSINERQKSVLLQIYASFRKENGFEDEPVDEPVDEEGRASGADAPFSVDGSAADTASKPSKPSH; encoded by the coding sequence ATGGCATCACTCAACGTCGGCAATCTCGGCGAGTACCTGCGCGAGCAGCGCCGTACCGCGCAGCTGTCGCTGCGGCAGCTCGCCGAGGCGGCCGGCGTGTCCAATCCCTATCTCAGCCAGATCGAGCGCGGGCTGCGCAAGCCCAGCGCCGAGGTCCTGCAGCAGGTCGCCAAGGCGCTGCGGATCTCCGCCGAGACCCTGTACGTGCGGGCCGGGATCCTGGACGAGCGGGAGCGGGAGGAGCTGGAGACGCGGGCGGTGATCCTGGCCGATCCGTCGATCAACGAGCGGCAGAAGAGCGTGCTGCTGCAGATCTACGCCTCCTTCCGCAAGGAGAACGGGTTCGAGGACGAGCCCGTGGACGAGCCAGTGGACGAGGAGGGGCGTGCGTCCGGTGCGGATGCGCCCTTCAGTGTCGACGGCAGTGCTGCCGATACAGCTTCAAAGCCCTCAAAACCCTCACACTGA
- a CDS encoding saccharopine dehydrogenase NADP-binding domain-containing protein yields the protein MSTATAVVVYGATGHTGRFIVAELRRRGFTPVLSGRNAARLEALAAEWGEAEVRPAGVDDAGALDRALAGAAAVINCAGPFAVTGGPVVEAALRAGIPYVDVAAEIEANAAMFADHTEAALRAGTPVVPAMAFYGGLGDLLVTAAMGGATSADSVDVAYGLSSWRPTAGTREAGQVSHDRRAGRRVRYADGALRYHDDAVSQGDWLFPEPLGRRAVITEFTMADVVTVPSHVKVSEVRTHMSVEAAGDLAGKDTPAPEAVDTLGRSDQTFVVDVLVRADGVERRATARGQDIYAVTAPLAVEAVARILTGRTRTTGVASAGAMFDAADFLRALAPYVTVELPA from the coding sequence ATGAGTACAGCGACTGCGGTCGTGGTCTACGGGGCGACGGGACACACCGGTCGCTTCATCGTCGCCGAGCTCCGGCGGCGCGGATTCACCCCGGTCCTCTCCGGCCGGAACGCGGCACGGCTGGAGGCGCTGGCGGCCGAGTGGGGCGAGGCGGAGGTACGGCCGGCCGGCGTGGACGACGCGGGCGCGCTCGACCGGGCGCTCGCCGGCGCGGCGGCCGTCATCAACTGCGCCGGCCCCTTCGCGGTGACCGGCGGCCCGGTCGTCGAGGCCGCCCTGCGGGCGGGGATCCCGTACGTCGACGTCGCGGCGGAGATCGAGGCGAACGCCGCGATGTTCGCCGACCACACGGAGGCGGCCCTGCGGGCGGGCACTCCCGTGGTGCCGGCCATGGCCTTCTACGGCGGGCTGGGCGACCTGCTGGTCACCGCGGCGATGGGCGGGGCGACGTCCGCCGATTCGGTGGACGTCGCGTACGGACTGAGCAGTTGGCGCCCCACGGCGGGCACCCGGGAGGCGGGACAGGTCTCCCACGACCGCCGCGCGGGCCGTCGGGTGCGGTACGCGGACGGCGCGCTGCGCTACCACGACGACGCGGTGTCGCAGGGCGACTGGCTGTTCCCCGAACCGCTGGGCCGGCGCGCGGTGATCACGGAGTTCACCATGGCCGACGTCGTCACCGTGCCCAGCCATGTGAAGGTGTCCGAGGTCCGTACCCACATGTCCGTCGAGGCGGCGGGCGACCTGGCGGGGAAGGACACTCCGGCACCGGAGGCGGTCGACACGCTGGGGCGCTCGGACCAGACGTTCGTCGTCGACGTCCTGGTCCGCGCGGACGGCGTCGAGCGCCGCGCCACGGCACGCGGCCAGGACATCTACGCCGTCACCGCACCCCTGGCGGTGGAGGCCGTCGCACGCATCCTGACCGGCCGCACGCGGACCACGGGGGTGGCCTCGGCCGGGGCGATGTTCGACGCGGCGGACTTCCTCCGCGCGCTGGCCCCGTACGTGACGGTCGAGTTGCCGGCCTGA
- a CDS encoding helix-turn-helix domain-containing protein, with product MPTVALLTAGDLLHFELGVAYEIFGNPPREASDGWYDVLLCGPGPVRVGPFTVEPDHGLERAAGADTVIVPACVDIDVPPPAELVEAVRAAHEAGARVASLCTGAFVLGAAGLLDGRRATTHWAHAAELGSRHPQAVVDPDVLYTDNGSVLTSAGKAAAVDLCLHLIHLDHGAAVANAVARRLVMQPHRPGGQAQFVATPVQVSGDHALAQLLAWVQQRLDQPLSVTDMARKANTSPRHLGRQFRSVIGQTPIQWLLIQRVRRAQELLEATDESIEAVAVATGMGTATTLRRQFKRIVGVPPDAYRRAFRSTHAV from the coding sequence ATGCCAACTGTCGCGCTGCTGACGGCCGGTGACCTGCTCCACTTCGAACTGGGGGTGGCGTACGAGATCTTCGGCAACCCGCCGCGCGAGGCGTCGGACGGCTGGTACGACGTACTGCTCTGCGGGCCCGGTCCGGTGCGGGTCGGCCCCTTCACGGTCGAGCCGGACCACGGGCTGGAGCGGGCGGCCGGCGCCGACACGGTGATCGTGCCCGCGTGCGTCGACATCGACGTGCCGCCGCCGGCCGAACTGGTCGAGGCGGTGCGCGCGGCGCACGAGGCGGGCGCGCGGGTCGCCTCGCTGTGCACCGGGGCGTTCGTGCTCGGTGCCGCGGGGCTGCTGGACGGCCGGCGGGCCACCACCCACTGGGCGCACGCCGCCGAGCTGGGCAGCCGCCATCCACAGGCCGTGGTCGACCCGGACGTCCTGTACACGGACAACGGCAGCGTGCTCACGTCCGCGGGCAAGGCCGCCGCCGTGGACCTCTGCCTGCACCTGATCCACCTCGACCACGGCGCTGCCGTCGCCAACGCGGTCGCCCGCCGCCTGGTCATGCAGCCGCACCGGCCGGGCGGCCAGGCCCAGTTCGTCGCCACGCCGGTGCAGGTCTCGGGCGACCACGCCCTCGCCCAGCTGCTCGCCTGGGTCCAGCAGCGGCTGGACCAGCCGCTGTCGGTCACCGACATGGCGCGCAAGGCGAACACGAGCCCGCGCCACCTCGGGCGGCAGTTCCGGTCCGTGATCGGACAGACGCCGATCCAGTGGCTCCTGATCCAGCGCGTGCGCCGCGCGCAGGAGCTGCTGGAGGCCACCGACGAGAGCATCGAGGCGGTCGCCGTTGCCACGGGCATGGGGACGGCGACGACGCTCCGGCGCCAGTTCAAGCGGATCGTGGGGGTTCCGCCGGACGCCTATCGGCGCGCGTTCCGCAGCACGCACGCGGTCTGA
- a CDS encoding alpha/beta hydrolase, with amino-acid sequence MSTFCASDGTQLAYRTYGAGDPLVCIPGGPADSRYLGELGGLSAHRRLIVPDLRGTGRSAVPEDTAGYRCDRLVDDIEALRAHLGLARTDLLGHSAGANIAVQYAARHPSRVGRLALITPGARAVGIDIGGEERRALARLRSGEPWFPAAFAALEAITRGTGTDWAAVDPFFYGRWDEAARAHHAASRPDNPDAVAGFGAEGAFDPPATRAALAAFGAPVLLLAGEFDLNSPPRSAADFAALFPDATLVVQEGAGHYPWVDDADRFTELVSAFLA; translated from the coding sequence GTGTCCACCTTCTGCGCCTCCGACGGAACCCAGCTCGCCTACCGCACGTACGGAGCCGGCGATCCGCTCGTCTGCATCCCCGGCGGCCCCGCGGACTCCCGCTACCTGGGCGAGCTCGGCGGCCTCTCCGCCCATCGCCGTCTGATCGTCCCGGACCTGCGCGGCACAGGCCGCTCGGCGGTCCCCGAGGACACCGCCGGCTACCGCTGCGACCGGCTCGTCGACGACATCGAGGCCCTCCGCGCTCACCTCGGTCTCGCGCGTACGGACCTGCTCGGGCACTCCGCCGGAGCGAACATCGCCGTCCAGTACGCGGCCCGCCACCCGTCGCGCGTCGGCCGCCTCGCCCTGATCACCCCCGGGGCCCGGGCCGTCGGCATCGACATCGGCGGGGAGGAGCGGCGTGCGCTCGCCCGGCTGCGGAGCGGCGAGCCGTGGTTCCCGGCGGCGTTCGCCGCGCTGGAGGCGATCACCCGGGGGACGGGCACGGACTGGGCGGCCGTCGACCCGTTCTTCTACGGCCGGTGGGACGAGGCCGCCCGCGCCCACCACGCGGCGAGCCGGCCCGACAACCCGGACGCAGTCGCGGGCTTCGGGGCCGAGGGCGCCTTCGACCCGCCCGCCACCCGTGCCGCGCTCGCCGCCTTCGGGGCGCCCGTCCTGCTGCTCGCCGGGGAGTTCGACCTGAACAGCCCGCCCCGCTCGGCGGCCGACTTCGCCGCCCTGTTCCCCGACGCGACACTCGTCGTCCAGGAGGGGGCGGGGCACTACCCGTGGGTCGATGACGCCGACCGGTTCACGGAGCTGGTGTCGGCGTTCCTGGCATAG
- a CDS encoding aminoglycoside phosphotransferase family protein: MTLHENEIPVDETLVRSLLRAQRPEWAALPLSPAGAGTDNTMYRLGDDLLVRLPRTAGNAQSVRKEQEWLPRLAPHLSCPVPEPVHAGTPTDAFPLVWSVYRWIDGDEAGPGTVRDWAGFGADLAAVVRELHRIDLMGATRTDGLSWYRGGGLTPCDQWISGCLDDCRTTVGQELDVDTLERLWRAALALPEPSGPHVWLHGDLKPTNLLVRDGRLHAVIDFGGLSVGFPDAEHSTLWDLPPQARQAYWNALDLDTVTWTRARAWAIAVGVSGISYYWDTFPAFVAECRARLQAILTDATTR; the protein is encoded by the coding sequence GTGACGCTTCACGAGAACGAGATCCCGGTCGACGAGACGCTGGTCCGATCGCTGCTGAGGGCGCAGCGCCCGGAATGGGCCGCCCTGCCGCTGTCGCCCGCGGGCGCGGGTACGGACAACACCATGTACCGGCTGGGCGACGACCTGCTCGTACGCCTTCCACGAACCGCCGGCAACGCACAGTCCGTGCGGAAGGAACAGGAATGGCTTCCCCGTCTGGCCCCCCACCTTTCGTGTCCGGTTCCTGAACCCGTCCACGCCGGGACGCCCACCGACGCCTTCCCGCTGGTCTGGTCGGTCTACCGCTGGATCGACGGGGACGAGGCGGGCCCCGGCACCGTCCGGGACTGGGCCGGCTTCGGGGCCGACCTGGCGGCGGTCGTGAGGGAGCTCCACCGCATCGACCTCATGGGCGCGACTCGCACGGACGGCCTCAGCTGGTACCGCGGAGGCGGCCTGACGCCGTGCGACCAGTGGATCAGCGGGTGCCTCGACGACTGCCGGACCACCGTGGGTCAGGAGCTCGACGTCGACACCCTGGAACGGTTGTGGCGAGCCGCACTCGCACTGCCCGAGCCCTCCGGGCCTCACGTGTGGCTCCACGGCGATCTCAAGCCGACCAACCTCCTGGTCCGGGACGGCAGACTCCACGCGGTGATCGACTTCGGCGGGCTGTCGGTCGGCTTCCCCGACGCCGAGCACTCCACGCTCTGGGACCTGCCGCCGCAAGCCCGACAGGCCTACTGGAACGCCCTGGACCTCGACACCGTGACCTGGACCCGTGCCCGCGCCTGGGCGATCGCGGTGGGCGTCAGCGGGATCTCCTACTACTGGGACACGTTCCCCGCCTTCGTCGCCGAATGCCGAGCCCGGCTTCAGGCGATCCTCACTGACGCGACCACGCGCTGA
- a CDS encoding MFS transporter has translation MTPQGVPVPGPPAYRDADVLRWLAAYTASVTGDVVYFLALSWSAARVAGPSQVGLVIAAGALPRAVLMLGGGVVADRFGPRRVAVASDATRSVVILAAAAAVLLISPGLWLLVPVAVVFGVVDAVFMPAVGALPPRIAAPEQLARVQGMRGLSIRLSNAAGPLLAGVVLAVGGAAGAFAAAGALFALSLALLLTVRVPPLPSLPSTDDRASAVSELRDGLRYVRRHRMLAPLVTVIGLSEMCFSGPVAAGLVLLADERGWGAAGMGWIASAFSVGAAAAALLLTVGSRVPRAGMTVSGALFVTAAGTVALGHARSLPLAVAFGALVGLTSGVTATVTGALVQTETDPRYLGRVTSVTTLCALGLAPVLFPVAGVTVDVWGAAMFFTVCGGICLLAAVFGVAAPALRRAELRGDGAESTPAPSSSPA, from the coding sequence ATGACCCCGCAGGGCGTCCCGGTGCCCGGACCGCCCGCGTACCGGGACGCCGACGTCCTGCGCTGGCTCGCCGCCTACACCGCCTCCGTCACCGGTGACGTGGTCTACTTCCTCGCCCTCTCCTGGTCCGCGGCCAGGGTCGCGGGGCCGTCGCAGGTGGGGCTCGTGATCGCCGCCGGGGCGTTGCCACGGGCGGTGCTCATGCTCGGCGGGGGTGTGGTGGCGGACCGGTTCGGGCCGCGCCGGGTCGCCGTCGCGAGCGACGCGACGCGCAGCGTCGTGATTCTCGCCGCCGCGGCGGCCGTGCTGCTGATCTCGCCGGGCCTCTGGCTGCTCGTCCCGGTGGCCGTGGTGTTCGGCGTGGTCGACGCGGTGTTCATGCCGGCCGTGGGCGCCCTTCCGCCGCGCATCGCGGCCCCGGAACAGCTCGCCCGCGTCCAGGGGATGCGCGGCCTCTCGATCCGGCTCAGCAATGCCGCGGGCCCTCTCCTGGCGGGGGTCGTGCTCGCCGTGGGCGGCGCGGCGGGCGCGTTCGCCGCCGCCGGTGCGCTGTTCGCCCTCTCGCTCGCCCTGCTGCTCACCGTCAGGGTGCCGCCCCTGCCTTCCCTTCCGTCGACGGACGACCGTGCTTCCGCCGTGAGCGAGTTGCGTGACGGGCTGCGCTACGTCCGACGCCATCGGATGCTGGCGCCACTGGTCACGGTGATCGGGCTGAGCGAGATGTGTTTCAGCGGTCCGGTCGCCGCCGGTCTGGTGCTCCTGGCGGACGAACGCGGTTGGGGTGCCGCGGGGATGGGGTGGATCGCGAGCGCGTTCAGCGTCGGCGCCGCGGCCGCCGCGCTGCTGCTGACGGTGGGCTCCCGTGTCCCGCGCGCCGGAATGACCGTGTCGGGCGCACTGTTCGTCACGGCCGCGGGAACCGTCGCCCTGGGGCACGCCCGATCCCTGCCGCTCGCCGTCGCGTTCGGCGCGCTGGTCGGGCTGACCAGCGGCGTCACCGCGACGGTGACCGGCGCCCTGGTCCAGACGGAGACCGACCCCCGGTACCTGGGCCGGGTCACCTCGGTCACGACGCTCTGCGCGCTGGGTCTCGCCCCGGTCCTCTTCCCCGTGGCCGGCGTCACCGTGGACGTGTGGGGCGCCGCCATGTTCTTCACCGTGTGCGGTGGAATCTGCCTGCTCGCGGCGGTGTTCGGTGTCGCGGCCCCGGCGCTGCGCCGCGCCGAACTCCGTGGCGATGGAGCCGAATCCACGCCCGCACCCTCGTCATCCCCGGCATGA
- a CDS encoding sigma-70 family RNA polymerase sigma factor, which translates to MAAAEENTRHTPRTPAAAAGTGGTPALTEEQAGRMFAGMNDVIRAGEEMRRLRAEMIQVLTGFGWTQERIARLTDMSQPAVSKQVAKYRDAGPGPSMDVSLGQHDLPWLEGRLWGLAEDLSETYDGAARCTPCVGALARGKKRFTERTVDELRRLVEEDLRLHAAELPAGHREAYDEISRGLDVPAGTATAPAGSASVRRALAHRIQRDRLRG; encoded by the coding sequence GTGGCAGCAGCCGAAGAGAACACACGACACACCCCGCGCACCCCGGCGGCCGCGGCGGGCACCGGCGGTACCCCCGCTCTGACCGAGGAGCAGGCCGGGCGGATGTTCGCCGGGATGAACGACGTGATCCGCGCCGGCGAGGAGATGCGCAGGCTCCGCGCCGAGATGATCCAGGTGCTCACCGGCTTCGGCTGGACCCAGGAGCGCATCGCCCGGCTCACCGACATGAGCCAGCCCGCCGTGTCCAAGCAGGTGGCGAAGTACCGGGACGCCGGTCCCGGACCCTCCATGGACGTCTCCCTCGGCCAGCACGACCTGCCGTGGCTGGAGGGACGCCTGTGGGGGCTCGCCGAGGACCTCTCGGAGACGTACGACGGAGCCGCCCGCTGCACTCCCTGCGTCGGCGCACTCGCGCGCGGGAAGAAGCGCTTCACCGAGCGGACCGTCGACGAACTGCGCCGGCTCGTCGAGGAGGACCTGCGGCTGCACGCCGCGGAACTGCCCGCCGGCCACCGCGAGGCGTACGACGAGATCAGCCGCGGCCTCGACGTACCGGCCGGGACCGCCACCGCCCCGGCCGGCTCGGCCTCCGTGCGCCGCGCCCTCGCCCACCGGATCCAGCGCGACCGGCTGAGGGGCTAG
- a CDS encoding TetR/AcrR family transcriptional regulator, which produces MAGRRRWSTEEILDAAAELLRTSDADSFSVRKLAAVLGTDSSSLYRHFRSKTELLRAVADRIILAAMEEHSAEGDWKQRIRALALCMREAFGQQPQLAAVWGRYASSGTGSRLVMEEVLQALRASGLPDAEIPVRYHRIAVLISALIASEAGGSTVTPEEHEQGMELFRVAVLGADPERFPALAHFARDVRPLGADRRAAFEEILAAQLAGIEAEVEAKAGAAVGTADGSRG; this is translated from the coding sequence ATGGCAGGCCGAAGGCGTTGGTCGACCGAAGAGATCCTGGATGCGGCGGCGGAGCTGCTGCGCACGAGCGACGCGGACTCGTTCAGCGTGCGCAAGCTGGCCGCGGTGCTCGGGACCGATTCCTCCAGCCTCTACCGGCACTTCCGCAGCAAGACCGAACTGCTGCGCGCGGTCGCCGACCGGATCATCCTGGCCGCCATGGAGGAGCACAGCGCCGAGGGCGACTGGAAGCAGCGCATCAGGGCCCTGGCCCTGTGCATGCGCGAGGCCTTCGGCCAACAGCCGCAGCTCGCCGCCGTCTGGGGGCGTTACGCGTCGAGCGGCACCGGTTCCCGGCTGGTCATGGAGGAGGTGCTGCAGGCGCTGCGCGCCTCGGGCCTGCCCGACGCGGAGATCCCGGTGCGCTACCACCGGATCGCCGTGCTCATCTCCGCGCTGATCGCTTCCGAGGCCGGGGGCAGCACGGTCACGCCGGAGGAGCACGAGCAGGGCATGGAGCTGTTCCGCGTGGCGGTGCTGGGCGCCGACCCCGAGCGCTTCCCGGCCCTGGCCCACTTCGCCCGCGACGTCCGCCCGCTCGGCGCGGACCGCCGCGCCGCGTTCGAGGAGATCCTGGCCGCGCAGCTCGCCGGGATCGAAGCGGAGGTCGAAGCGAAGGCCGGGGCGGCCGTCGGAACCGCGGACGGAAGCCGGGGCTGA